Sequence from the Ascaphus truei isolate aAscTru1 chromosome 3, aAscTru1.hap1, whole genome shotgun sequence genome:
TAAGTCTTCCCAAAACCGGCCTTCCTACCCCTCGTGTAGTCAGGAACATCCAAGCCTGTCCCCCAAGTCTTTATCTCTCAGCTCATGTAGCTTTGCGCCAGGTGGCACTTTTTCCCGGCCGCTGGATGAGTCTCCTCAGGGCCCCCGACGGCCTTTCAACTTCACCGAAAAGGATCCACTGGGCATTTTAGACTCTAGCAGCTGCAGGCCGCCCAGTCCAAAGCTCCAAACATTGAACTCTCCTCCCTTACTCCAGTCTCAGGTCCCCATAATGAACCCTCACTCTGTTCCTGAACACAATGCTGGCAGCCGCTCCTCTCCCGCGGTGCTCCcaccattctctcccttcccccggggaggaattctgacctctccatccaCCACTAGGTCCTCCGTTTCATCTATTTCCTCCCCGGCTGGCAGTGTGGAGCCGTCCCCTCAACGTTCTCGCCactcctctgcctcctctgagCACTTCCCCGGCCCCACCAGGCCAAATTCCAGATCTCCCAGGCCTGTCGGCTCCCCCAAATGCTCTGTGCCCCCAAGTCCGAAAGCAATACTTGAAAGCCTCCCTCTCTCTGGACAGGCCCAACTGGGATCCACCTCAAATGCCAGCCATGCCTTAACCCACCAAAGCAATAAACCAGCACCACCTGTGTCTTTGGGAGCAGCGCAAGGCTTACTGGGCTTTCCTCTCGGGTGCATCCTGGGTCAGCAAAGCAATGCCTCTTTCCCGGCCAGCAGCCTCCTCACAGCAGCCGCCAAGGCTCAAATGGCAAGTCAAACCAAACCAGAAGCCGCAACCCCTAGCACTTTACACAGCCGGTTGCTGAACACCAATACATTGCTTTCTGCGGCTGGCACACAGGAATGTCGGGGGCTGCCGGGCAGGACTCCCTCCCAGAGAAGAGATGTCACAGTGAAACGCAAAAGACAACGGCGTTCTCCAGGCTCTGAGGCAAATCCACAGGATACCAGTGGGCAGCTCTTTCTACCTACAAGCCCTAGTGGATTCTACAAAATTAACTCTAGTTCATCTAAGCCAGTAGGCATTGGGGGGCGGCTTGACGAAGACCTGGGCAAATCCAAAGTCCTTCATTCACACTCAGCAGCTGGTCAGACCCTCTCTTCTCTTCAAATGCCTCACTCATCAGTCGAGGAGTCCCCAAGCCAAAGCAAAACCCCCAGCATCTCCCCGGCTTCCCAGGACTTCGGCAGCCATCTCCTTGGCCTTGTAGGGCAACTTGTCCAGACGACTACAGAACAGAACTCAGGGACTCCTTTGCCACTAAAGTTACCCTCGACCCCCATTGGGGCAAACCCAAGTAAGTATCAAGGAGCAGATAGTCATCCTTCTAATCCTGTCTCCTGTCCATCTTTTAAATTAATGGAGGAATCTGCAAAGCGTCATTGGGCCATTTAGTTACAACCATAAAAacagattttatgttcatttcTTGTCTGCACTCATGACGGTGCCTTGCTGAATGATTGAGTATATATAGGGTATGTCTACAAATTTCTAACAATCTGAGTGAGAGACGCCTATATGTGCTTACAATTTATAGTTTCATTGTTACTTGTTCACTTACCCTTTGTTCTTGTTCTATTAGATTCTTCCACCACACGACCCAACCAATCCCCGGTTGCAAAAGCTTCTCATGCCCCCAGCCTGGTCCCGAGCTGCATCGCCGAAGGGAACAGCGAACTGCCatgttccctcccccctgccgtgGATGGCTTCTCCTTTTTGGGCCAGGAGCAGGTCCTGCCATTCGCTACTTCCCCTGGCCTACTAAACCTAGCGCTGCTGGGGTcattgcctctctccctcaccctgaaCCAGCACCAACAACTTTTTAACCAAGGCCTGCTcaacctcctctcctcctctatgCTGGGGAGTGTCGACCTTGGCCTCCTAGGTCTTCAGAACCCACCCCTGGCTCTGCCGTCTGCTGTGGGAGACCCAGAAAGCAGCATTTTGCAGGCTTTGCTGATGGCATCTCTCCTGCAGGGACCTCTCTTACCACTGGGAGGGTTGGGACTGCCACAGCTCGATCTTTCACAGCAGAACCAACAACAAAGCACCCTCTTGTCATCTCTCGCTCCCCTGCTGGAATCTCTGCCCACTACGCAAGCTGACACAGCTGAGAAACATGAGGCGCCCTTGGCTCTGCCTGAGGCTTTCACTGATAACCCTCTCCAACCACTGCTCTTCCCAGCTGTATCTGCCTCGCCTGCTCTCATGGCCCTGAATTCAGCACTTCTGGCTGCCAGTCTTGGGGCTGTTGATTCCTCCACCTGCCCTGGACAGGTAACTGTAGGCAAAGGGATCTTTTTGAAATAAAGCCACTGAGCCATCATTTGGGTGGGTGATACAAAGGCCTGGTAACACTAAGCTCTCTAGTGCTAGAGATCTATAGGTTTGTATCCTAACAGGTTTGGAAGGCATCAATATTCTAAACgtattgattttatatatatatatatataatgtatgtatgtggttTGCATATGTGCTGTCATGTCTTTTGAATACAGTCTTTTTGCTATGTACCACTGtgtgctgtttctttgctttccctgctgggaaggcaatgtgtgtgtgtgtgtgtgtgtgtgtgtgtgtgtgtgtgtgtgtgtgtgtgtgtgtgtgtgtgtgtgtgtgtgtgtgtgtatatatatatatatatatatgtgaagatATCTACACTTTGAAATAGTCTGTatctcataataataataattaaaaaaaaaattatatatatatactgtatatatatttttttaattattattattattatgagatACAGGCTATTTCAAAGTGTAGATATCTTCAATCAgatattttgtaataaattgtTAATGGTATGATTTCCTATTTAATGATAATGCACGGGGGTGGCAAGTCAGAAACTAATAGCGCTTCATTATCAATCTTTCTTACATTTGAGGGCGACCCAAAACATTTTTCTAATATAGTCAGAACTTAACCATTTCCTTGtttcctttgggggggggggaggggggaggggtggagtcgGCGTCTCtacaaatgaaaaaataataataaatctaacTATATTGACATGTATAATCCAGGTTTGAATGTAGTAGTTCGCTGTTGTCGGTGTATTCCATAGCATATATTACATTGATTGGAGTTCTTCCAAAGCCTATATTTACAAGCCTATTAACCCCTGTGGTGCCAGAGAGACCTGCATTGATATTCTGTGTATACTGACACAGGAGTATACCGTTCCCCGTTAGATAAAAAAGAGAATGATGTGAGACTAGTAGAAATAAGATGAATGTTATTGGAGAGATGCGGGTTAGTAGTGATGAATAGCAAGTACACTGAATGGTTTTCGAGTGAGATGTCTGACTATATTTTTTCATCACTTCAGGGCTGCATCAATACCTCCTGCACTGGGTCTGCCTCCATTACCACAACCACTAACTCACCTGCCTTATCAGATGGGAAACACCCTCCGTCCGAACCACACAGCCCCTTCCACTTCCAACAAACACCTATGCCTGGCAGGATTAACAATCTGATGCCACCTCTACTTAGCCCCCTGCTAACTGCTGGCTTGCTAGGTAAGACACAAGGACTGCAAGTTTTGATGACTTTGAGGTTGGGAAGAGGGATACAAAGCAAGTACCTTGCTGTGGCTACAGGACATTTTATTTGCCGATATCTGGCTTTGGATACGGAGCTTTGCTCTGCCGGTGTCTACTGGTAAAACTGTTTAACACCACCCTGCGGTTAGTTTAACTGTCACATAACTCTTAATTTCTTCAGGGGACCTCTCGGCACTGAACACAAATGTTGGTGCACATGTAGGAAGCCTCCAAACTCTTCTGGGAGCTCAGGCCCTACTCCCACACCAGCAGACACTTCTGCCCTCACTTCCAGGAGCTTTGGGGATGCAGCTGTTCCAGGGACAGTCACTTCTGCAAGGACAACGCAGCAACGCACAGGTGATTCAGTCCCTCCAATCATTACCATATTCTGATCCCCCACAGTGTTCCCTGTCCCTGTGAAGCCTCTACTCTCTGTCCACATCAGATAATCCCATGAGGCCTATGTTTGTTTTGTCTTtcaatgtgttcatttgtatgtgcaGTGTATAGTTCTATTACTGATATTGGTGCTTGGTAGTGTGGATTAAGAACGTTTCTTCCAGAGTAGTTATTGCATAATTGCATCTTCTGATATCCTGCATTAGAATACATCATAAATGTCGTTTTACGCAAGTTTTCCTTTAGATGTACAGTGGCTAACGCTCACCTAACGCTCACCTCAAGTTGCCTTCTCACTTCTCATATTCATCACCTCTGAAACTATTGACCTATTCTACTACCAGTCAACTACTTCCAGTCTGGTTTTTTCTTAGTTCTTCATGTCATTAACGTTTAATGTTTTCCCTCCACACAGACCCATACTGCATCCTTTTCTGAAAAGGAAGTCAACCTGTCTTCCCATCCAGAAGCCTCCATTACGCCCACATCTCATACCCTGTCAGCCTGTCAGCAGCCTTCTGACTCCCTTTTCCCCTCTCAGAGGGCAGATGTGTATGGGAGGCCTCAGACCCTGCCGCTCCCTGCCTTGCGACCTGGTTCTTCCTTTGTCTCCAACACCTCAAGTGCCTTTGAAACTGGATTCTTTCCCAAAGGCCCCCCTTTCCAAGTACCAACTCGTGCTGACCTCCCCCCTGACACACCATCTGACCACCCTAGAACAGACACCTTGCCCCAGTCATTGGATACTCCCTCCTCTGAGACAGAACCAGAAGCATCACCGCTCAAAAGGTGCCGGATGCTAACTGATCCTGTGTTCCCCTCTGAAGTCCACAATGGAACTCCCCCAAATCTTTTATCGTGGATGGGCTCTCCCCATTCTCACAACGCCTTAAATCTTTCTGAAATGGAGCTCCCCAAGGGGAGGGAGCGGGGCTACAGGTTCAATGGCCGTGCTCGAGGAGAGAGGTCCTATGGTCGCCGGCCTCGTGGGGATAGGCTCTCCGGCTCCCGCCACACCTACTGGAGGTGTAACGGAGGCGACGCAGCACAGAGTGAAGGGGATGCAGCAGGACGCAGCCAAGAACTGACCGAGCCGGTGCTGGGAATCCCTGCATTTAACCCCCACTGGCAGGAAGAGGGTGGACAGCCCAGGGAGCAggaggtggaggtgtgtgtgcagtTTAACCTCTTAGCACTCAAGGCGTTAAAAACAAAAGCCTTTTCACAAAATGTTTTGAATCTAACCACTATTGCAGTTATATGCATATGATCTGGTGTAAGCTGCTCCCACCTTGTTATTACGTATTCACTTAAGGGGGCAGCCTTATTTCTCATTTTGCATTACCTTTTGGAACGGCTGGTCCCATTCTCTTTTTATGTTTGTGCCGTTTCCATTTCTTCAAGCAACCATTTCTCCCTCAATAACAGGAGGCTGCCATGGATTGCCATATAAACTACAGGATCCAAATTCAAATACCAATGGCTGTTGCTTCTTTTAGGAATAATAGGCAAAACAAAGTGGgggttttggggggagggggagggagagaacacTAGTATCATGCTAGGAACTAAGCTCTATGTACAATTAAGTAGACTGCTGCAGATTATTTATTCTGAGGGTCCTGTAGCAGATCCCGGTGGCAGTATAGGGGTTAACGTTTGGTACGGGGAAGATGATTCCCTAAAATGGAGAAGAGAGcagctactgatgcagcggccgttattcgaacacatctcggcgccgattttgagttctctgctgttccccacgcagcatgaacgcggcaaatcgccccaggcacccgcgcttatcgcggatgttttgtttgaatttcatggattctgtttcctcgtttgcaataaaatggatgaattgtaatgtgtacagtactgtgctactgtgctactgtgtcaatttcatgtttttaatagccacaacactaaaatgcgtttttctgcactcgccgcgctcgcatttTGGTGCgtgaggctggaattcatcccgcggtttcaaatcgggattcgaTGTAcgtgacgcgtgaagtgttcgaataacggccgctgcatcagtacattcAAATGCATGGAACAGAAATCTTCTACAGCGCATTGCAAAGCAGGTTTAGACTAGCAGCTTATCTAGAATATTTAGTGTTTTTTCCCACAGGGATCTACTGGAGATATTAATGGCAGCAATGAGTTTAGCACTTACTAAGTAGACACAGCTCTAATTTCTTTGGTTTGTCACATGCTATTCTGATATAAGCTGCTTCTATCCCCATTCACTACTACAGACACAGGCCCCTCCATTGCTTAGGCATCTTAAATAAAACATTTGTTTACATTAAAACCAACAatcaattatatatatgtatgtatataagtgcagaataaatgagttcttcagtattaggtgataccttttttatttggactaacaatgtatgtcataggacaagctttcgagagttctcctctcttcctcaggtcagcaatactgattaacaaaggaatctgTGGCTAAAACAGGGGTTAGGAAAGCAGGAAAAAACCCAGAGATGTAGATGAGGTGGGGTGAGAAAGGGGTGtttgaagacattggaagggtaataaaacggtgacacGGAACAGCATAGAAGGGGAAGGAGATGCTGTGGGGGGGATAAGAGAATACAGTGGCACTCTACTAACTGCCCGGGTGCACTGTGAACCAAGGTAATCAAAAACAAAGGAGAATAGTGCTAAAActgcaaataaataataaaaaaacaaatgtgtgtaatatatataatgtatttgttttttttaattatttatttgcagTTTTGATGGGATACAGAACAAAGAAAGGGGAACTCTGGGTAAAATAATATAATGCACTGTGAGACACTAATGTATACATTAACCAAACAAAACATAAACCGAAAAGGTTAAAATGGGGCGAGGGGGGTAGCTTGGTCATCTCCCGCAGCTTGGTGAGTCTGCCACTGGGGAGGCCTGAAGTAGGACTATCTGCGCTTGAACCCCGTCTATCCTCTGAGCCGAACCAAAGGTTCTCATATTAGGGCATATTTATAGCATTTCTCCCTTTAAAAAGGCGGTAAGTTTTTccatcacttttttttattttctatatacaTTACCTGTACCCTCCGacctctgccccctcccagttCCTGGGATATTTGACGTTTTGTTGTGCTAGTTttgacatataaaaaaaaccctaaaAATAGGGTCACGAACAGAAAGTCGCAACGTCCTCTCCCAATAAcgttgcaactttctattggcccCAGCCCAGCGGATATTTTGCATCACCCGGGCAAGTATTGCAGTTGGACAAAACAGTCGCTCAGGAGCATGGGGACCACCGAGTTAGCTGTTCACAATAACTAAAAAGGGTCAGCAGTGTGTTTAACATTACATTGCAATACTTGTATGGTCCTCTTCCATTTTTCTGATCTGACTCCTTTGGAAAACTGTTACAGAGAAGGAACTGTTTTTAGCCACATACTCACTTAACCTTTTATACAGAGACAGAACCTATTTCCTATTGTCCCGTTACTTCACTGCTACTGTACTGAGCTGTGCACTGTTTGGGCAGGAAAACGTAATCGCTCTGTGTCGTCCTTCTCAGGTGCCACCCCAGCTGCTGAAACGCTCCCGGAGAGGAAGGAGAAGGGGCCAAAAGTAAGAGCTGGAACAGATTATCCAGAAAAGGATCACCCCTTTCTATCTAGATCCTGTCTTTAAAGTAAAGATACATTGAGATATATCTTTGGTTTCCAAGCATGCCTTGCAGTAGAGTACACATAAATATCCTATGATAAATTCAGTGTGTTTTTGCAGTGTTTTCAGTATCTTAAGCACTTTAatactgcagaccaagcaatatcctacatgtgtgttttttttaaaataaatcagttctgtactatgagaaaatacttgtagtatttttttttaaacaacgctgaattacatttttaatgtattataatgtaacaggcatttttgtttctatagcaaccatttacaaagtcacatccccttcctcttctgaaacaggctctggcacacccctttttgagccctgccctctctctagcagtgcaccaatggtatctagtgactgcctggtcacaggatcttccccacagaactttgcatgtttcatcctcttctgctgcactgaaagccatttattgaacccctgagccgaatcttcgctgattgatcggcaacttagctaattacttatcattgtgtggattgtattgatgcacatattaaatgggggGAGGGTTtaccggcagcttggactgttgctttaagaGGCAAAGTTTTTTTAGTTGTTCAACTAGCTGTGATCTAACATTGCACACTGTTTTGTTTATAGTTCACAGAGGATGAGCACCCGACTAGATGGCATTCCCTCCAAGTGGACGACCGCTGACCCTGCCAATGGTTTAAATGTAAGCTTGGTTCTATATTTTCCAATACAGCCCTCTCCACGTGTTAAGTAGACCAGAGCAGtggtgcgcaatctttttcccgtGCGTCCCCCTACTAGCTctcaaccgccccccccccccccccctcatcgctcccctcctccttaccttgactccggcgttctgacgtcacgtgaccccacggcgtcggtctccagaagccgtctgagccaaggcaAGTGACGTTCACAAAGGCCTTCGCCGCTCCTCAGCGGGCGAATTTCCTCTTGCCCGATTTCATTTCAATGTTTTCGGGAAGCGCCcttggcctctgtaaaccctgcgcccccctgcagaGATTCtcatgcccccccagtttgcgcacccctggactagAGTACAACACAGACTCAATACGTTTCCAAACCCAGAGAGATGCTGATCTCCATTTAGAATTTAGTTGCACTGGCAAAATGAAGCAACCGGTTGCACCAAGCGGCCTGTGCTGGGCAGAGGGTTTAGAATGGGGTCTTCACATGCCTAATTTATTTcattcacttttttttaccaGAAATGGTACATCTTCTTTTCATATCTTCAATGCACAAGAATTATGGAGATAAACATAAATGTCTGGGATCATTCAATTTGCGGTGTGTAGTTTTTATTGATGCACCGTTTTATAAAAGCCCAATTCTGATCACTAATGAATATAATTTATTTGCAGCGTGTCAGACACCCCTACTTGTATTGGCAGACTGTTAGAACTAAGCATAGCTGCAGCCTATGTCATAACATATTCATTCCAGAGTAACTGATGTGTTACTTTTGCACTGCAAGCCATGTTCTATGTGGCTTTGTCTTTGACTTTCTGTGGGGGTCTATTCATTTAACTGTGCGTTGTCCCATGCAAAATTCACCTGAAAACAGAATGCAATTTAATGCAGTAAATGTTTTTGATGtagtttttttttacagtatccattaagtattatctgtgcAGAAAGCTCGCTACccaaaaacatattttttgtgtgtgtgtgcatgcacttTCTGCATGAAATGTGTTCTATTTGACACAATATGTCAGAGAGACATTGTGTCAACCTGCTTCTCCTTATATACCACAAACTACTTAACCTATTCAACTTATGGAGCGATGTTTTCAAAGAGGAATTCTGTATGTATGTTATATGCGGAAATATGCATTACCTATACAAAAATATTCAACAAATTGAACTAGTTGCTCCTTACACCGAGTGCACTATCCAAAGCATTTGAATTGTACCTGTATATAGCAgaggtgcttaactccagtcctcaagagaacCCAACCAACAGGTCTTCaagatatccaagcttcagcacaggtggttcagtgtttgactgagccactgattgagccacctgtgctgaagtagggagctactacctgagctgaagcagggatatctagaaaacttgacctgttggggagtggcgagtactggagttgagaacccctgatataGAGGTGTTTACTATAATGGTCTGCCTCTTCTCAAAATGTACCATCTCCAGCCTGGGGGATGTGAGATTTGTGGGCGAGATACAATCTTGCAGCCGTTATAATATTCTGTTTAATGCGCCTAATTGTGTTGCATACAAGTCTGCAGAGCCGGAACCACCAATTTTCCCCTTTAttaataaaacacatttatttattttgttgttttgttttttttggtagcTTTACTACCCCATAACCCAGCTggggaagtaaaaaaaaatagcataATGTGGATAAAAGCGACTTGTGTAGTTAATTTTGACGTTGTTGACGTTGAAGAAATTAAATGggagttttttttaatacaacttGTTAACCaggacattaaaataaaaaaaagaaaagaaaaaaaatacacacacacacacacacacacacacacacacacacacacacacacacacacacacacacacacacacacacacacacacacacacacacacac
This genomic interval carries:
- the MBD6 gene encoding methyl-CpG-binding domain protein 6, with the protein product MNGGSESGEGDNYGGTPAVQVPVGWQRRVEPGTVVYVSPSGTIVTSMDQLRTYLVTDGTCKCGLECPLNIYKVFNFDPRAVVKRRSAEDVKAEEDMTKLCNHRRKIVALATLYKSIENTPLALQNQAAACGPSQNFHRTSTSPKIGQHPCSLDPNIFTKLMMEKAHSMPSSHTVEKPHDHKQDSFTSSPGERYPSVRLSQRPVLPRQQGVPLGESYALRNCPPAPSNGNYEGFSRAQQAMSHELCSSSLTHVKSSQNRPSYPSCSQEHPSLSPKSLSLSSCSFAPGGTFSRPLDESPQGPRRPFNFTEKDPLGILDSSSCRPPSPKLQTLNSPPLLQSQVPIMNPHSVPEHNAGSRSSPAVLPPFSPFPRGGILTSPSTTRSSVSSISSPAGSVEPSPQRSRHSSASSEHFPGPTRPNSRSPRPVGSPKCSVPPSPKAILESLPLSGQAQLGSTSNASHALTHQSNKPAPPVSLGAAQGLLGFPLGCILGQQSNASFPASSLLTAAAKAQMASQTKPEAATPSTLHSRLLNTNTLLSAAGTQECRGLPGRTPSQRRDVTVKRKRQRRSPGSEANPQDTSGQLFLPTSPSGFYKINSSSSKPVGIGGRLDEDLGKSKVLHSHSAAGQTLSSLQMPHSSVEESPSQSKTPSISPASQDFGSHLLGLVGQLVQTTTEQNSGTPLPLKLPSTPIGANPNSSTTRPNQSPVAKASHAPSLVPSCIAEGNSELPCSLPPAVDGFSFLGQEQVLPFATSPGLLNLALLGSLPLSLTLNQHQQLFNQGLLNLLSSSMLGSVDLGLLGLQNPPLALPSAVGDPESSILQALLMASLLQGPLLPLGGLGLPQLDLSQQNQQQSTLLSSLAPLLESLPTTQADTAEKHEAPLALPEAFTDNPLQPLLFPAVSASPALMALNSALLAASLGAVDSSTCPGQGCINTSCTGSASITTTTNSPALSDGKHPPSEPHSPFHFQQTPMPGRINNLMPPLLSPLLTAGLLGDLSALNTNVGAHVGSLQTLLGAQALLPHQQTLLPSLPGALGMQLFQGQSLLQGQRSNAQTHTASFSEKEVNLSSHPEASITPTSHTLSACQQPSDSLFPSQRADVYGRPQTLPLPALRPGSSFVSNTSSAFETGFFPKGPPFQVPTRADLPPDTPSDHPRTDTLPQSLDTPSSETEPEASPLKRCRMLTDPVFPSEVHNGTPPNLLSWMGSPHSHNALNLSEMELPKGRERGYRFNGRARGERSYGRRPRGDRLSGSRHTYWRCNGGDAAQSEGDAAGRSQELTEPVLGIPAFNPHWQEEGGQPREQEVEVPPQLLKRSRRGRRRGQNSQRMSTRLDGIPSKWTTADPANGLNADRPIVRHNRPGRPAKNRRRRMI